One part of the Azospirillum sp. B510 genome encodes these proteins:
- the znuB gene encoding zinc ABC transporter permease subunit ZnuB produces the protein MDEFVTRALLAGGGIALLAGPLGSFVVWRRMAYFGDTLSHSALLGVTLGFLLGVNPMVGVMVVCVALALALVALQRRRNLAADTLLGILSHGSLSLGLVALAFLETLRVDLMAYLFGDILSVTDGDLMAIYGGGAVALTGLALLWRRLLAVTVDEDLARVEGMPVDALRLAFMLLIALVIAIAMKIVGILLITSLLIIPAAAARRFARTPEGMAALASVLGILAVIAGILASLTWDLPGGPSVVVAAAALFLLGSLVPLRR, from the coding sequence ATGGATGAGTTCGTGACCCGCGCCCTGCTGGCCGGCGGCGGCATCGCCCTGCTGGCCGGGCCGCTGGGATCCTTCGTGGTGTGGCGGCGCATGGCCTATTTCGGCGACACGCTGTCCCATTCCGCCCTGCTGGGGGTGACGCTGGGCTTCCTGCTAGGCGTCAATCCGATGGTCGGCGTGATGGTGGTCTGCGTGGCGCTGGCGCTGGCGCTGGTGGCGCTGCAACGGCGGCGCAATCTCGCGGCCGACACGCTGCTCGGCATCCTGTCGCATGGCTCGCTGTCGCTGGGTCTGGTGGCGCTGGCCTTCCTGGAGACGCTGCGCGTCGATCTGATGGCCTATCTGTTCGGCGACATCCTGTCGGTGACCGACGGCGACCTGATGGCGATCTATGGCGGCGGCGCCGTGGCGCTGACCGGGTTGGCGCTGCTGTGGCGCCGGCTGCTGGCGGTGACGGTCGACGAGGATCTGGCGCGGGTGGAAGGCATGCCGGTCGATGCCCTGCGGCTGGCCTTCATGCTGCTGATCGCGCTGGTGATCGCCATCGCCATGAAGATCGTCGGCATCCTGCTGATCACCTCGCTGCTGATCATCCCGGCAGCCGCCGCCCGCCGCTTCGCCCGCACACCGGAAGGCATGGCGGCGCTGGCCTCGGTCCTCGGCATCCTGGCGGTCATCGCCGGGATCCTGGCTTCGCTGACCTGGGATCTGCCGGGCGGGCCGAGCGTGGTGGTGGCCGCGGCCGCCCTGTTCCTGCTGGGATCGCTGGTGCCGCTGCGG